The following are encoded together in the Xanthobacter autotrophicus Py2 genome:
- a CDS encoding hypothetical protein (KEGG: mes:Meso_1223 hypothetical protein) codes for MAKPTKKYLLELVAQHGPEIAKAFKASITSIKGSAQVGALTTMLEKGDINGALLAIGLDPAAFRKLDQSISDAFEDGGGKTAQTIPPVKTPDGLRMVVQFNARNDRAEQWLKDQSSTLIREIIEDQRQVIRAVLADGMARGLNPRDVALDLVGRLDPVTRTRQGGVIGLTSQQLDYVQRYRSELLSGDPAQLRKALARVRRDRKFDGAIRKAIAAGKPIDAAAAEKMVGRYSDRLLLLRGETIGRTEAMTALHQSQEEAYQQAIDKGALQSNHVRYFWRTAADERVRHSHAMIPGMNEKGAPHGTPFSSPLGPIRFPGDPNASAANRIGCRCWREAKVDFLAQAVEAEQKPKPAPKPKAPPKPKKPLPPEPVLLPQRYGPDGAAWPRVPSELADRVADELLTPTHPAWRKEIETILKSAPAPYKRLSIGQAGLINWYTGSGYRRLNKDLREGTGNWLTPMISDALNGALDAVTRKATGLVTRGLNVYSDAEITSTYAVGAAVEFPAFTSTGRGFSFGGNVRMIIDGSSGVDVKPLSRFRNENEVLFKAGTRFIVTGMAKRGNVYEITLKEVADDKKSDDRVMLGGGFSDEAKRIFDQWREPQSDAEHRLADKMQSGGAGRRIR; via the coding sequence ATGGCGAAGCCGACCAAGAAGTACCTGCTCGAGCTGGTGGCGCAGCACGGGCCCGAGATCGCAAAGGCGTTCAAGGCATCCATCACGTCGATCAAGGGCTCGGCGCAGGTCGGCGCCCTGACCACGATGTTGGAGAAGGGAGACATCAACGGCGCCCTGCTGGCCATCGGTCTCGATCCGGCGGCGTTCCGGAAGCTGGACCAGTCGATTTCCGATGCCTTTGAGGATGGGGGTGGGAAGACGGCCCAGACCATCCCGCCGGTGAAAACCCCGGACGGGCTGCGCATGGTGGTGCAGTTCAATGCCCGGAACGACCGCGCCGAGCAGTGGCTGAAGGACCAATCCTCGACGTTGATCCGCGAGATCATTGAAGACCAGCGGCAGGTGATCCGGGCCGTTCTCGCCGACGGCATGGCCCGCGGGCTTAACCCGCGCGACGTTGCCCTGGACCTGGTCGGGCGTCTCGACCCCGTGACGAGGACGCGCCAGGGCGGCGTGATCGGGCTGACCTCACAGCAACTGGATTATGTCCAGCGCTACCGGTCCGAACTGCTTTCCGGAGATCCGGCCCAGCTTCGCAAAGCGCTGGCGCGGGTGCGGCGCGACCGCAAGTTCGACGGTGCGATCCGCAAGGCCATCGCCGCCGGCAAGCCGATCGACGCCGCCGCGGCGGAGAAGATGGTCGGCCGATATTCCGACCGGCTGCTGCTCCTGCGCGGCGAGACCATCGGCCGGACCGAGGCAATGACGGCCCTGCACCAGTCGCAGGAGGAGGCATACCAGCAGGCGATCGACAAGGGAGCCCTGCAGAGCAACCACGTCCGCTATTTCTGGCGAACGGCGGCGGACGAGCGGGTGCGCCACTCGCACGCGATGATCCCCGGCATGAACGAGAAGGGGGCACCGCACGGCACGCCGTTCTCGTCCCCGCTGGGCCCGATCCGCTTTCCCGGCGATCCCAACGCCTCTGCGGCCAACAGGATCGGATGCCGCTGCTGGCGCGAGGCAAAGGTTGACTTCCTCGCCCAGGCCGTGGAGGCAGAGCAGAAGCCGAAGCCAGCACCTAAGCCGAAGGCGCCGCCCAAACCGAAGAAGCCGCTGCCACCGGAACCGGTCCTGCTGCCTCAGCGCTATGGCCCGGACGGGGCGGCGTGGCCCCGTGTGCCGTCGGAACTTGCAGATCGCGTCGCTGATGAACTGCTCACTCCGACCCATCCGGCTTGGCGCAAGGAGATCGAGACCATCCTCAAGAGTGCGCCCGCGCCGTACAAGCGGCTTTCGATTGGGCAGGCTGGGCTCATCAACTGGTACACCGGCAGTGGCTACCGCCGGCTGAACAAGGATCTGCGGGAAGGGACGGGGAATTGGCTCACCCCGATGATCTCCGATGCGCTGAATGGCGCGCTGGACGCCGTCACCCGGAAGGCAACCGGCCTCGTGACCAGAGGTCTCAACGTCTACAGCGATGCCGAAATCACGTCGACCTATGCTGTCGGCGCCGCTGTCGAGTTCCCGGCCTTCACGTCGACGGGCCGAGGGTTTTCCTTCGGTGGCAATGTCCGGATGATCATCGATGGATCGTCCGGCGTGGACGTGAAGCCCCTGTCTCGCTTTCGTAATGAGAACGAGGTGTTGTTCAAGGCGGGCACGCGGTTTATCGTGACCGGCATGGCAAAGCGCGGGAACGTCTACGAGATCACGCTCAAGGAGGTCGCGGACGACAAAAAGTCCGACGATCGCGTCATGCTGGGCGGAGGGTTCTCGGACGAGGCGAAGCGGATCTTCGATCAGTGGCGTGAGCCGCAATCGGACGCGGAACACCGACTGGCGGACAAGATGCAGTCTGGTGGCGCCGGGCGGCGCATTCGCTGA
- a CDS encoding conserved hypothetical protein (KEGG: mes:Meso_1224 hypothetical protein) — MADQNLSFAAQVDAWAKKVKTRQVAVFRESAQRVIGDMQTPEGAGGRMPVDTGFMRASLQATLGTPASGTLKPPLEGAVQAFDAGQVALVIAGAELGDTIYATYGAAYARRLEYGFVGQDSLGRTYNQAGKAFVRSAAQKWGQIVGEVTGELKARLGQS, encoded by the coding sequence GTGGCTGACCAGAACCTCAGCTTCGCAGCCCAGGTCGATGCTTGGGCGAAAAAGGTGAAGACGCGTCAGGTTGCAGTCTTCCGCGAGAGCGCGCAACGGGTGATCGGCGACATGCAGACGCCGGAGGGCGCGGGTGGCCGGATGCCGGTCGACACGGGCTTCATGCGCGCCAGCCTTCAGGCGACGCTCGGCACCCCAGCATCGGGCACTCTGAAGCCCCCACTTGAGGGCGCCGTCCAGGCCTTCGATGCCGGGCAGGTTGCCCTGGTGATCGCGGGTGCTGAACTGGGCGATACGATCTATGCGACCTACGGCGCCGCCTATGCCCGCCGGTTGGAATATGGCTTCGTTGGGCAGGACAGCCTCGGGCGGACCTACAATCAGGCCGGGAAAGCCTTCGTGCGCTCGGCGGCCCAGAAGTGGGGGCAGATCGTCGGCGAGGTGACCGGCGAGCTCAAGGCCCGCCTCGGTCAGTCCTGA